The nucleotide window TTAAGGAGAAGGGATGGAAGGTCTGCAGGTTGCCTCGCGAGAGAACTGCGCTGGGAGTACAATATGGGTTTTTGGAAGGTAGGATTGCTACGTCCTTACGTTGGAATTTTGCTGACTGCATTGTATAGCTACGCCTATATTCCGCGACCGGGGTCTTGCTGCTCTACGAAGGGCTGACAATGGAAGCTTAATACTGGATAAGGGGTTGGCACCACAGAAGACGAGAACTGTTCGGGTGCGTGTGAAGCACCGCGGACAACTCACGGGATGCTCCAAAATGCCGGATCCGATCTCCGATGCGGCTTCGGTTGAGCGCAGGATCTTGCAAGCACGCGACACAGTGTACGAGGAGGAGCTATTCCACGAATTGATGCGCGAAGCACGTATAATGGGAAGTCAGGGTGTGACGACTCGGCAAAACCTGGTCCGTGTACCGATATCCGAAGAGCAAGAGATCTTGCTGGATCTGGTAGATGCCGACCGTGAAACGCCCGACGAAGACAAGATTGAGTCAACAGAACACGATGTCCTTGCCAATGGGCTTTCTCATTCCATTCGGATCCTGCTGGCGTATGCACATCGCCAGAACCTGCGACGCAGGACTCAACCGCCGCCCCCGCTCTCTCAGAAACGTCGGCACACCCCCGAGTATCAGCTCTTGCGCCCCGTCATGGCCTATCTCCAACACAGCTCGCACGTCAGGTGGCTGGAATTATTTATGAATGATATATACCGGGTTCTCCGCGCTGCAGGAGTCGAGCGTGATTTCCACGCCCTGCCTTTTGCGTCTGTCAGCCTCCCGAAGGTGCAGGCTGTTCCGAAGGTAGAGAGTCTGGTGCAACAGTTCCTGATGCCCTTCGAATCGACATTTTCCGGCCACTTGATCACCCCTCAGAGCTCTTTCCGCGTGAAAATCCGTACCAACCCGGTATCACCGCCTTTTGGCACCCACTACGACATTTCCATAGaccttcctcaccatcccgAAGTGCAGCCTCCCGGTCGGATTGGGTTGCAGAATGAAGCAGCCGCAGCTCTCATGCATTTCGTGAAATTGGACATCGTGTCGGCCATCGCGCTTCAAGGCTCGAAGACGGCCAAAAACACCAAGAAAGAGGGCGCCGAGGGGGATAAGCAATTGACCTGGGAGGCGGCATACCCACACCACGGGGAACTACTGGCATTGTCAAATACTGGCCGAAGtaagaagctgaagattaGCTTGTCACgggaggagttgaaggtggAAACATTTCCGCTTCGAGGACTTGAAGGGTTTGGCCGATCGGGCGCCACCAAGGCACCGAGTTTGCAGTCTCAGACATGGACATCGGACCAGACGCCTTCTAAGCCTGGTTTGATGGAGTTTGTGGCTGAGGTGTCGCGGGACCAGTCATAAGCAGCTGCCGTCCTGTATGCTGAGCACGAAGGAATATCCCTCAAGATAGAATCGGAGCATGTGTGGCGATTTCCTGGACAGATAGGTGTTTTATGTATTGATACCCATGACAAAATATTCCAATAACTGGCACAAATATGTGAATGTCCAAACTTCCACAAATCTAATCTACCTGTAAATAGCCTGGATGACCCCCAAAGGGATTCGCAGACGCGGGACGAAGGGATGCTTTCACGTGGTGCATTAGCTTGCAGCCATATGCATTGTTGGGGTCAGTTATTCCGCAACTACATACACcctcccatcctcttcatcagagTCACGGACTCTCATATCACTCTGTTCCTTCTTACTTCCAGATGGCGTCACTGTTGAGGTTGGTCAGAAACTCTTTCCGCAGGGCTCCATCCCGTCCCATGTGTTTCCCGACCAGCGGATGGGACACAATTCCTGCGGCGGAGATACTTGATGAAGAGCGATTCGATGGATTCAAGAAGGGGCAATATTATCCCGTGAATATCTGTGATGTTTTTGCCTCCAAATACCAAGTCATTGGCAAGCTGGGATTTGGCGTTACTTCAACTGCATGGCTCGCCCGTGATCTCGAGTAGGTCGGATCCAGATGTGGCAATTCATCTGCTAATATATCCAGGGGCCATCGATATGTGACACTGAAAGTTCACACTCGAGATGAAGACAACGCAGAAGAGTTCAGAATCTATAATCACTTGAAAGAGCACAAGTCATCCCACCCTGGCCATGCGCACGTGAGAACAGCTCTTGATTTATTCACCATTTCTCGCAATGGCGGCAATCATCACTGTCTCGTCCAGCAGCCCATGTGGGAGAGCTTTCGTCATCTACTTTATCGAAATCCCACACATCGCTTCACCGAAGATTTGCTCAAAGCCGGTCTCATGCAGATGTTCCTTGCACTTGATTACCTGCACACTGAATGCAAGCTTGTTCATACAGGTACACCAGCCCTGTTATTAACAAGGGAGATGAATGCTGACGACTTAAAAAAGGTATCAAAAGCGATAACATTCTGCAAGAAATTGCAGACAGCTCCATACTCGAAGCCTTCACCAAAGCTGAAATGGACAGCCCTTCACCCCGCAAATTTGTAAATAGCGCACCAGTATATGCTTCCCGGCGTTTCGAACTACCCAGGGTTTTTGGACGCGCAGT belongs to Aspergillus luchuensis IFO 4308 DNA, chromosome 3, nearly complete sequence and includes:
- the SRB4 gene encoding mediator of RNA polymerase II transcription subunit 17 (COG:K;~EggNog:ENOG410PK46;~InterPro:IPR019313;~PFAM:PF10156;~go_component: GO:0016592 - mediator complex [Evidence IEA];~go_function: GO:0003712 - transcription coregulator activity [Evidence IEA];~go_process: GO:0006357 - regulation of transcription by RNA polymerase II [Evidence IEA]) — its product is MRSSVTITPLSNNSIPSIQPALRQRTTTMADSFSLPLRPLTEKPDRPDTLPIEIAQINARWGSFRDVNEETLLAKIEEDKNRDPWEEEDVDDKPAEDVDSTERLETLYKRRAEILQFAMQAHMEALFALDFVSLLLSKHTPRQAETSMSTFLKQVAPLGSLNAEIVEPPPKSEAAVQDVKTVSRGWRAQNFNAAANKLLNSATRLEEEVASETKYWDEVLAVKEKGWKVCRLPRERTALGVQYGFLEATPIFRDRGLAALRRADNGSLILDKGLAPQKTRTVRVRVKHRGQLTGCSKMPDPISDAASVERRILQARDTVYEEELFHELMREARIMGSQGVTTRQNLVRVPISEEQEILLDLVDADRETPDEDKIESTEHDVLANGLSHSIRILLAYAHRQNLRRRTQPPPPLSQKRRHTPEYQLLRPVMAYLQHSSHVRWLELFMNDIYRVLRAAGVERDFHALPFASVSLPKVQAVPKVESLVQQFLMPFESTFSGHLITPQSSFRVKIRTNPVSPPFGTHYDISIDLPHHPEVQPPGRIGLQNEAAAALMHFVKLDIVSAIALQGSKTAKNTKKEGAEGDKQLTWEAAYPHHGELLALSNTGRSKKLKISLSREELKVETFPLRGLEGFGRSGATKAPSLQSQTWTSDQTPSKPGLMEFVAEVSRDQS
- a CDS encoding uncharacterized protein (COG:T;~EggNog:ENOG410PJP7;~InterPro:IPR000719,IPR011009;~PFAM:PF07714,PF00069;~go_function: GO:0004672 - protein kinase activity [Evidence IEA];~go_function: GO:0005524 - ATP binding [Evidence IEA];~go_process: GO:0006468 - protein phosphorylation [Evidence IEA]), producing the protein MCFPTSGWDTIPAAEILDEERFDGFKKGQYYPVNICDVFASKYQVIGKLGFGVTSTAWLARDLEGHRYVTLKVHTRDEDNAEEFRIYNHLKEHKSSHPGHAHVRTALDLFTISRNGGNHHCLVQQPMWESFRHLLYRNPTHRFTEDLLKAGLMQMFLALDYLHTECKLVHTGIKSDNILQEIADSSILEAFTKAEMDSPSPRKFVNSAPVYASRRFELPRVFGRAVLSDFGSAVRGDEKQDHDAQPNVYRSPEVMLMTEWSYPVDIWNVGVMIWDLFEGKHMFNGNDPDGKGYSTRAHLAEVIGLIGPPPSDMLKRGKRSHEFFTEDGNWKQDITIPQTGGLDASEQFLEGRNKEMFLDFMRGILQWRPEDRKTARELLKDPWLNEQIE